A stretch of the Bacteroidota bacterium genome encodes the following:
- a CDS encoding cytochrome c maturation protein CcmE, with amino-acid sequence MKKIHILGIIIIAVAIGAIFTTLNNTSTYASFAEAASDPESEFHVVGKLNKEKEAIYNPKVDANVFTFYMVDNKGMECKVVLHKNKPQDFERSEQIVLIGQMNGQQFEASDILMKCPSKYNEGQPTAVK; translated from the coding sequence ATGAAAAAAATACACATACTTGGCATTATCATTATTGCAGTTGCCATCGGAGCCATCTTCACAACATTAAACAATACCAGCACGTATGCAAGTTTTGCTGAAGCGGCAAGCGACCCGGAGAGTGAATTCCATGTGGTTGGTAAGTTAAATAAAGAAAAAGAAGCTATATACAATCCGAAAGTTGATGCAAACGTATTTACTTTTTATATGGTAGATAATAAAGGAATGGAATGTAAAGTTGTGCTGCACAAAAACAAACCGCAAGACTTTGAACGTTCGGAACAAATTGTGTTGATTGGCCAAATGAATGGGCAACAGTTTGAGGCTTCTGATATTTTAATGAAGTGTCCTTCAAAATATAATGAAGGCCAACCAACAGCAGTAAAATAA
- a CDS encoding CcmD family protein, translating to MLFIALLLSVSTGFAQENAPIEMATGLYQSGKIYVVVIVISLIFVGIAGYLILLDRKISKLEKEK from the coding sequence ATGCTCTTCATTGCTCTGCTTTTATCAGTATCTACTGGTTTTGCACAAGAAAATGCGCCAATTGAAATGGCCACAGGATTGTATCAATCGGGGAAAATTTACGTAGTTGTAATTGTGATCTCTTTAATTTTTGTTGGCATTGCAGGATATTTAATTCTACTAGACAGAAAGATAAGTAAGTTGGAAAAAGAAAAATAA